In Nocardia asteroides, the following proteins share a genomic window:
- a CDS encoding PH domain-containing protein has protein sequence MSSPHQSVPPAKSSHTADEGTDTGRSSRPGGLRSASPGRLAAIAAVVLAYLIFVVVGTVQDWSLGLRIGLIVPTAVVVWLLVPRKASTPTPGVHVIGVPRLAYIGVLVLAFCVFFPFVGWPAGLWWLLLLPLVAIWWVVRTHTTISDAGLDLSTMVGKKHLDWAQVKGISIPKRGAVKARLADDSEVRLPAVGYDRLRELIDASGGRLPDVFAAAEQAEAERVAAERAAEAEKAKAEEPDADE, from the coding sequence GTGTCATCACCGCATCAGTCCGTGCCACCGGCTAAATCGTCCCACACCGCCGACGAGGGAACCGATACGGGTCGCTCCTCGCGACCCGGCGGTCTGCGCTCGGCGAGCCCGGGCAGGCTCGCGGCCATCGCCGCGGTGGTGCTCGCGTACCTGATCTTCGTCGTCGTCGGCACGGTGCAGGACTGGTCGCTGGGCCTGCGGATCGGGCTGATCGTGCCCACCGCGGTCGTCGTCTGGCTGCTGGTGCCGCGCAAGGCGAGCACCCCGACCCCGGGCGTGCATGTGATCGGCGTGCCGCGGCTGGCCTACATCGGCGTGCTGGTCCTGGCGTTCTGCGTGTTCTTCCCGTTCGTCGGGTGGCCCGCGGGACTGTGGTGGCTGCTGCTGCTCCCGCTCGTGGCGATCTGGTGGGTCGTGCGGACGCACACCACGATCTCCGACGCGGGACTGGACCTGAGCACGATGGTCGGCAAGAAGCACCTCGACTGGGCACAGGTCAAGGGCATCAGCATCCCCAAGCGCGGCGCCGTGAAGGCGCGGCTGGCCGACGACTCCGAGGTACGGCTGCCCGCGGTGGGTTACGACCGGCTGCGTGAGCTGATCGACGCCTCCGGCGGCCGCCTGCCCGACGTGTTCGCCGCCGCCGAGCAGGCGGAGGCCGAACGCGTCGCCGCCGAGCGGGCGGCCGAGGCGGAGAAGGCGAAGGCCGAGGAGCCCGACGCCGACGAGTGA
- the ilvD gene encoding dihydroxy-acid dehydratase has product MPPLRSRTTTIGRNAAGARSLWRATGMTDSDFGKPIIAIANSYTQFVPGHVHLKNMGDIVAEAVRAAGGVPREFHTIAVDDGIAMGHGGMLYSLPSREIIADSVEYMANAHTADALVCISNCDKITPGMLNAAMRLNIPAVFVSGGPMEAGKAVVVDGVAHAPLDLVHAISASANQAVSEEGLDEVERSACPTCGSCSGMFTANSMNCLTEALGLALPGNGSTLATHSARRALFERAGRVIVDIANRWYREDDASVLPRNVANVKAFRNAMALDVAMGGSTNTVLHTLAAAQEGEIDFDLSTIDEISRKVPCLSKVSPNSDYHMEDVHRAGGIPAILGELRRGGLLETDVTTVHTASFEEYLDTWDIRSGKASDEAFELFHAAPGGVRTVEPFSTSNRWSSLDTDAAGGCIRDVEHAYTVEGGLCVLRGNISPDGAILKTAGIDEDLFTFEGPAVVVESQEEAVSMILGKKIQAGDVIVVRYEGPSGGPGMQEMLHPTAFLKGAGLGKVCALITDGRFSGGTSGLSIGHISPEAAQGGVIGLIENGDRVRIDVHTRALEVLVSDEVLAERRAKMDASERPWQPVDRVRPVTTALRAYAALATSADKGAVRKVP; this is encoded by the coding sequence ATGCCACCGCTCCGCTCACGCACCACCACCATCGGCCGCAACGCCGCGGGCGCCCGCTCGCTCTGGCGCGCCACCGGGATGACCGACTCCGACTTCGGCAAGCCGATCATCGCGATCGCGAACTCCTACACGCAGTTCGTGCCCGGTCACGTGCACCTCAAGAACATGGGCGACATCGTCGCCGAGGCCGTGCGCGCCGCCGGTGGCGTGCCGCGCGAGTTCCACACCATCGCCGTCGACGACGGCATCGCCATGGGCCACGGCGGCATGCTGTACTCGCTGCCCTCGCGCGAGATCATCGCCGACTCGGTCGAATACATGGCCAACGCGCACACCGCCGACGCGCTGGTGTGTATCTCCAACTGCGACAAGATCACTCCCGGCATGCTGAACGCCGCGATGCGGCTCAACATCCCGGCGGTGTTCGTCTCCGGCGGGCCGATGGAAGCCGGTAAGGCCGTGGTCGTCGACGGTGTCGCGCACGCGCCGCTGGACCTGGTGCACGCGATCTCGGCGAGCGCGAACCAGGCCGTGTCCGAGGAGGGCCTCGACGAGGTCGAGCGCTCGGCCTGCCCCACCTGTGGTTCGTGTTCGGGCATGTTCACCGCCAACTCGATGAACTGCCTCACCGAGGCGCTGGGCCTGGCGCTGCCGGGCAACGGCTCCACGCTGGCCACCCACTCCGCCCGCCGCGCGCTGTTCGAGCGGGCGGGCCGGGTGATCGTCGACATCGCCAACCGCTGGTACCGCGAGGACGACGCCTCGGTGCTGCCGCGGAACGTGGCCAATGTCAAGGCCTTCCGCAACGCGATGGCCCTGGACGTGGCCATGGGCGGGTCCACCAACACCGTGCTGCACACCCTCGCCGCCGCGCAGGAGGGCGAGATCGACTTCGACCTGAGCACCATCGACGAGATCTCGCGCAAGGTGCCCTGCCTGTCGAAGGTCTCGCCGAACTCCGACTACCACATGGAGGACGTGCACCGGGCCGGCGGCATCCCCGCGATCCTGGGTGAGCTGCGCCGCGGCGGCCTGCTCGAGACCGACGTGACCACCGTGCACACCGCGAGCTTCGAGGAGTACCTCGACACCTGGGACATCCGCTCCGGCAAGGCCTCCGACGAGGCGTTCGAGCTGTTCCACGCCGCGCCCGGCGGCGTGCGCACCGTCGAGCCGTTCTCCACCAGCAACCGCTGGTCCTCGCTGGACACCGACGCCGCGGGCGGCTGCATCCGCGACGTCGAGCACGCCTACACCGTCGAGGGTGGGCTGTGCGTGCTGCGCGGCAACATCTCCCCGGACGGCGCGATCCTCAAGACCGCGGGCATCGACGAGGACCTGTTCACCTTCGAGGGCCCGGCCGTGGTGGTCGAGTCCCAGGAGGAGGCGGTCTCGATGATCCTGGGCAAGAAGATCCAGGCCGGCGACGTGATCGTGGTCCGCTACGAGGGCCCCTCCGGCGGCCCCGGCATGCAGGAGATGCTGCACCCCACCGCGTTCCTGAAGGGCGCGGGCCTGGGCAAGGTGTGCGCGCTGATCACCGACGGCCGCTTCTCGGGTGGCACCTCGGGCCTGTCGATCGGCCACATCTCCCCCGAGGCCGCCCAGGGCGGCGTGATCGGCCTGATCGAGAACGGCGACCGCGTCCGCATCGACGTGCACACCCGCGCGCTCGAGGTCCTGGTCTCCGACGAGGTCCTGGCCGAGCGCCGCGCCAAGATGGACGCCTCGGAGCGCCCGTGGCAGCCGGTGGACCGCGTCCGCCCGGTGACCACGGCGCTGCGCGCCTACGCCGCCCTGGCGACGTCGGCCGACAAGGGCGCCGTCCGCAAGGTGCCCTGA
- a CDS encoding DHA2 family efflux MFS transporter permease subunit: protein MSQESSSIRRWLGLIAIALGVALIVVDTTIVNVIIPSIIEDLATGSTEAQWIQESYAIVFAALLLVVGRIADIVGARRVFVAGVVVFGATSVLAGLAPGGGLVIVARFLQGAGAAMILPTSLALLNATFTGKARGQAFAVWGSTIGAAAALGPLLGGWLAEHVSWRWAFGINVPLAVLIVIGVLACIAPSPKVAGRLDVLGAILSVLGLGLLAFGLVEGRTYGWISTVHPLGIGGFTWGAGPSPVLIALVLSVLALAGFVVRQVLLRRGPDADKALMDLSLFRLASFRNGNIATLIIGLGEFGIVAVLPLWLQFTLGYSAVQAGLALVPIAIGSFLASGASFGMAGKASPLNMVRLGLALEVVGLAALAFFAATDSSWWAISLILCVYGIGVGFATAQVTNVVLAEIPENDNGQASGIQSAFRQLGSALGIAVLTTVFFTTLSAQVDDDLTAAGLPPAQAQQYAHAVTSSAGAAIEGFADRPETREIAEAGRTAMTDGITLGGYLAAGFVLLGLIATALIPARTGDESATPTTQPALV, encoded by the coding sequence ATGAGTCAAGAGTCGTCGTCCATCCGCCGATGGCTCGGCTTGATCGCCATCGCCCTCGGCGTCGCGCTGATCGTGGTCGACACCACGATCGTGAACGTGATCATCCCGTCGATCATCGAAGACCTGGCGACGGGTTCGACCGAGGCGCAATGGATTCAGGAGTCCTACGCGATCGTGTTCGCGGCGCTGCTGCTGGTGGTCGGGCGCATCGCCGACATCGTCGGGGCGCGCAGGGTGTTCGTCGCCGGTGTGGTCGTGTTCGGCGCGACCAGCGTCCTGGCCGGGCTCGCCCCCGGCGGCGGGCTGGTGATCGTCGCCCGGTTCCTGCAGGGCGCGGGCGCCGCGATGATCCTGCCGACCTCGCTGGCCCTGCTCAATGCCACCTTCACCGGTAAAGCCCGGGGTCAGGCGTTCGCGGTGTGGGGCTCGACGATCGGCGCCGCCGCCGCGCTCGGTCCGCTGCTCGGCGGCTGGCTGGCCGAACACGTGTCGTGGCGCTGGGCGTTCGGCATCAATGTGCCGCTGGCGGTGCTGATCGTGATCGGCGTGCTGGCCTGCATCGCGCCCTCCCCGAAGGTCGCGGGGCGACTCGACGTGCTGGGCGCGATCCTGTCGGTGCTCGGTCTCGGGCTGCTCGCCTTCGGCCTGGTCGAAGGCCGCACCTACGGCTGGATCAGCACCGTGCATCCGCTGGGGATCGGCGGTTTCACCTGGGGCGCCGGGCCGTCGCCGGTGCTGATCGCGCTGGTGCTGAGCGTGCTCGCGCTGGCCGGTTTCGTGGTGCGCCAGGTGCTGCTGCGCCGCGGTCCCGACGCCGACAAGGCGCTGATGGATCTGAGCCTGTTCCGGTTGGCCTCGTTCCGCAACGGCAATATCGCCACGCTGATCATCGGGCTCGGCGAGTTCGGCATCGTCGCGGTCCTGCCGCTGTGGCTGCAGTTCACCCTCGGCTACAGTGCCGTGCAGGCCGGGCTGGCGCTGGTGCCGATCGCCATCGGCAGTTTCCTCGCCAGCGGCGCCAGCTTCGGCATGGCGGGCAAGGCGTCACCGCTGAACATGGTCCGGCTCGGCCTCGCGCTCGAGGTCGTCGGCCTGGCCGCGCTCGCCTTCTTCGCCGCCACCGACAGTTCCTGGTGGGCGATCTCGCTGATCCTGTGCGTGTACGGCATCGGCGTCGGCTTCGCGACGGCCCAGGTCACCAATGTGGTGCTGGCCGAGATCCCCGAGAACGACAACGGCCAGGCCTCCGGCATCCAGAGCGCCTTCCGCCAGCTCGGTTCCGCGCTCGGCATCGCGGTGCTCACCACCGTGTTCTTCACCACGCTGAGCGCGCAGGTCGACGACGACCTCACCGCCGCGGGCCTGCCCCCGGCCCAGGCGCAGCAGTACGCGCACGCCGTCACCAGCAGCGCGGGCGCGGCGATCGAAGGCTTCGCCGACCGACCGGAGACGCGCGAGATCGCCGAGGCAGGCCGCACGGCGATGACCGACGGCATCACCCTGGGCGGCTACCTGGCCGCGGGCTTCGTCCTGCTCGGGTTGATCGCCACCGCCCTCATCCCCGCGCGCACCGGCGACGAGTCCGCTACGCCGACAACACAACCCGCGCTCGTGTGA
- a CDS encoding MarR family winged helix-turn-helix transcriptional regulator — MTPSDAGARYQRIHEGLRAYGANYREFTHRFAAWLGLHSTDAEALIEILTAEERGGTLSPARLSERISLSNSATTALLNRLEKAGHIVRSREHDDRRIVTLRSTPRIHDLADDFFGPLGVKVEETVMGRYSPAELRRFEEFLADVRITMTAHLAEPAPPQPSGLS, encoded by the coding sequence ATGACTCCCTCGGACGCCGGTGCGCGGTATCAACGGATCCACGAGGGCCTGCGCGCCTACGGCGCGAACTACCGCGAATTCACCCATCGATTCGCGGCATGGCTCGGGTTGCACTCCACCGACGCCGAGGCGCTGATCGAGATCCTCACCGCGGAGGAACGCGGCGGAACCCTCTCACCCGCGCGGCTGAGCGAGCGCATCTCGTTGTCCAACAGCGCGACCACCGCACTGCTGAACCGGCTCGAGAAGGCCGGTCACATCGTCCGCAGCCGCGAGCACGACGACCGGCGCATCGTCACCCTGCGCAGCACTCCCCGCATCCACGACCTGGCCGACGACTTCTTCGGGCCACTCGGGGTGAAGGTGGAGGAGACGGTGATGGGGAGATACTCCCCCGCCGAGCTGCGGCGGTTCGAGGAATTCCTGGCCGATGTGCGGATCACCATGACCGCCCACCTGGCCGAACCCGCACCGCCGCAGCCCTCCGGCCTCAGTTGA
- a CDS encoding DoxX family protein, with protein MTSPYDSPTTQMPKPDLHKDIPRTDEDLGLDPGDEVPTAGAAQAAGGGDDGYGYASIPPAAAASAGTVRLQRRNREPRRGTLDLGLFVLRLVVGYTFIYHGLQKLTGWFHGPGLDGTKQMMETGGWDYPSLSTALVIAGELGGGILLVLGLATPLAAGAVLATILTAWMWKQGMIAGFQYNAGTPTGVELDTILAGASLAIILTGPGRWSFDRARGWATRPAYGSFTVVLLAIAAAIASYLFLHGGNPLTGIGPFN; from the coding sequence GTGACCAGCCCGTACGATTCGCCGACCACGCAGATGCCGAAACCGGATCTGCACAAGGACATTCCGCGCACCGACGAGGACCTCGGGCTCGACCCCGGCGACGAGGTCCCCACCGCGGGCGCCGCGCAGGCGGCGGGCGGTGGCGACGACGGCTACGGCTACGCGTCCATCCCGCCCGCGGCCGCCGCGTCGGCGGGCACGGTCCGGCTGCAGCGCCGCAACCGGGAGCCGCGCCGCGGCACCCTCGACCTCGGCCTGTTCGTGCTGCGCCTGGTGGTCGGCTACACCTTCATCTACCACGGCCTGCAGAAGCTGACCGGCTGGTTCCACGGCCCCGGCCTGGACGGCACCAAGCAGATGATGGAGACCGGCGGCTGGGACTACCCGTCGCTGTCGACCGCGCTGGTCATCGCCGGTGAACTCGGCGGCGGCATCCTGCTCGTCCTCGGCCTGGCCACCCCGCTCGCCGCGGGCGCCGTGCTCGCCACGATCCTTACCGCGTGGATGTGGAAGCAGGGCATGATCGCCGGTTTCCAGTACAACGCGGGCACTCCGACCGGTGTCGAACTCGACACGATCCTGGCCGGCGCGTCCCTGGCGATCATCCTCACCGGCCCCGGCCGCTGGTCCTTCGACCGCGCCCGCGGCTGGGCCACCCGCCCGGCCTACGGCTCCTTCACCGTCGTCCTGCTCGCCATCGCCGCCGCGATCGCCAGCTACCTCTTCCTGCACGGTGGCAACCCACTGACGGGCATCGGCCCGTTCAACTGA
- a CDS encoding PQQ-dependent sugar dehydrogenase, which translates to MSSVFAGRVALGVALGTVLLAGCARFDESASSPFTTEPSLGGSNAEPRKPQEPPSQAPRPTGPCIDPDPNVIATCLDSAAGLIPIGDGALVAERRTGRILQVTPVDASTPQEPPVEVASVPVDGSGDGGISDIVLSPTFGEDGLMYAYITTGSDNRVVRLSRNGGAPKEILTGIPKGGTGNRGAIEWATPTRLMVLTGDAGNPGAAADPGSLGGKLLRLENPSSGTNTPQVVASGLGTAGDLCRDGKNGMWVTDRTAAEDRLQHLSTENALTVAWTWPDRPGVGGCTATGDGVAVALSEGKALAAVAADANTWAVTTAPTLIAQDKYGKLLGAAAGSDGSVWVTTVNKTDGTPGEFDDRVVRIPPPQGGAGGPD; encoded by the coding sequence ATGAGTTCGGTATTCGCGGGCCGCGTGGCACTCGGGGTGGCACTGGGCACCGTCCTGCTCGCCGGATGCGCCCGTTTCGACGAGTCGGCATCGAGCCCGTTCACCACCGAGCCCTCGCTGGGCGGGTCCAACGCCGAGCCCAGGAAACCGCAGGAGCCGCCGTCCCAGGCGCCGCGGCCGACCGGCCCGTGCATCGACCCCGACCCGAACGTCATCGCCACCTGCCTGGATTCGGCCGCCGGGCTGATCCCGATCGGCGACGGCGCGCTGGTGGCCGAGCGGCGCACCGGCCGCATCCTGCAGGTCACTCCGGTCGACGCGAGTACCCCGCAGGAGCCACCGGTGGAGGTCGCGAGCGTGCCGGTCGACGGTTCCGGCGACGGCGGCATCTCCGACATCGTGCTCTCCCCCACCTTCGGCGAGGACGGGCTGATGTACGCCTACATCACCACCGGCAGCGACAACCGGGTGGTGCGGCTGTCCCGCAACGGCGGCGCGCCCAAGGAGATCCTCACCGGAATCCCGAAGGGCGGCACCGGCAATCGCGGCGCCATCGAATGGGCGACGCCGACCCGGCTGATGGTGCTCACCGGCGACGCCGGAAACCCGGGCGCCGCGGCCGATCCCGGCTCGCTCGGCGGCAAGCTGTTGCGCCTGGAGAACCCGTCATCGGGGACGAACACCCCGCAGGTGGTGGCCTCGGGCCTGGGCACCGCGGGCGATCTGTGCCGCGACGGCAAGAACGGCATGTGGGTCACCGACCGCACCGCCGCCGAGGACCGGCTCCAGCACCTGAGCACCGAGAACGCCCTCACCGTCGCCTGGACCTGGCCCGACCGGCCCGGCGTCGGCGGCTGCACGGCCACCGGCGACGGTGTCGCCGTGGCCCTGTCGGAGGGCAAGGCGCTGGCCGCGGTCGCCGCCGACGCCAACACCTGGGCCGTCACCACCGCGCCCACCCTGATCGCCCAGGACAAGTACGGCAAGCTGCTCGGCGCCGCGGCGGGCTCCGACGGCAGCGTCTGGGTGACCACCGTCAACAAGACCGACGGCACCCCGGGCGAATTCGACGACCGCGTGGTCCGCATCCCGCCCCCGCAGGGCGGAGCGGGCGGCCCCGACTAG